From one Streptococcus pneumoniae genomic stretch:
- a CDS encoding helix-turn-helix transcriptional regulator yields MMKNLRLKMARVEHDLTQGQLADEIGVTRQTIGLIEAGKYNPSISLCLAICHRLGKTLDQLFWEDATDES; encoded by the coding sequence ATTATGAAAAATCTTCGGTTGAAAATGGCGCGTGTGGAGCATGATTTGACCCAAGGGCAGTTGGCAGATGAGATTGGTGTGACACGGCAGACCATTGGTTTGATTGAGGCTGGTAAGTATAACCCCAGTATCAGCCTGTGCTTAGCGATTTGTCATCGCTTGGGGAAAACATTAGATCAATTATTTTGGGAGGATGCTACAGATGAAAGCTAA
- a CDS encoding DUF6773 family protein produces the protein MKAKKTLVDERVIGLEHQIMAEIGSILLMVLPISALIKSAILHQPFENYSFEIVASLVTLVYSIIRYMIKGLDMTRGGNLWLQGLGCSLLVTVICSWNNYQTYGSHYHGLSDGHFWAVVLILFISSSLFFYMMYGGLTLLNRYSQKKALKQFDKDE, from the coding sequence ATGAAAGCTAAGAAAACACTTGTAGATGAGCGTGTGATTGGACTTGAACATCAGATTATGGCTGAGATTGGATCAATACTGCTAATGGTATTGCCGATATCTGCATTGATTAAGTCAGCGATTTTACATCAACCTTTTGAGAATTACAGTTTTGAGATTGTTGCAAGTCTAGTGACTTTGGTCTATTCGATCATTCGTTACATGATAAAAGGACTTGATATGACTCGTGGCGGAAATCTCTGGCTACAAGGATTGGGTTGCAGCCTTCTTGTGACGGTGATTTGTAGTTGGAATAATTATCAGACTTATGGCAGTCATTATCACGGCTTGAGTGATGGTCATTTTTGGGCAGTTGTACTCATCCTTTTTATCTCCTCTAGTTTATTTTTTTATATGATGTATGGCGGATTAACTCTTTTGAACCGTTACAGTCAGAAAAAAGCCCTCAAGCAGTTTGACAAAGACGAGTAG
- the rpsO gene encoding 30S ribosomal protein S15, with protein sequence MAISKEKKNEIIAQYARHEGDTGSIEVQVAVLTWEINHLNEHIKQHKKDHATYRGLMKKIGRRRNFLAYLRKTDVNRYRELIHSLGLRR encoded by the coding sequence ATGGCAATCTCAAAAGAGAAAAAAAATGAAATCATTGCACAATATGCTCGTCACGAAGGTGATACAGGTTCTATCGAGGTTCAAGTAGCTGTTCTTACTTGGGAAATCAACCACCTCAACGAACACATCAAACAACACAAAAAAGACCACGCTACTTACCGTGGTTTGATGAAAAAAATCGGTCGCCGTCGTAACTTCCTTGCATACTTGCGTAAGACAGACGTTAACCGTTACCGCGAATTGATCCATTCATTGGGACTACGTCGCTAA
- the pepF gene encoding oligoendopeptidase F translates to MLEQKSRDQFPEQELWDLTALYQDQEDFLRAIEKAKEDIQTFCLNYTGRLTTFTDFEAAYTEIEQIYIQMSHIGNYAFMPQTTDFGNESFAQIAQAGADFETWARVELSFFDAAVLEADETILDQLLELPHLTSEIRLAKIRKKHYLGAEVEKSLTNLREVFGSPYDIYAKMRAGDYAMEDFEIDGKVYKNSFITYENYYQNHEDATVREKSFRSFSKGLRKHQNAAAASYLAQVKSEKLLADMRGYDSVFDYLLAEQEVDRAMFDRQIDLIMTEFAPVAQKYLKHVAKVNGLEKMTFADWKLDIDNELNPEVTIADAYDLVMKSVAPLGEEYCREVARYQEERWVDFAANSGKDSGGYATDPYRVHPYVLMSWTGRMSDVYTLIHEIGHSGQFIFSDNHQSYFNTHMSTYYVEAPSTFNELLLSDYLEHQFDNPHQKRFALAHRLTDTYFHNFITHLLEAAFQRQVYTLIENGETFGANKLNSIMKEVLTQFWGDAVEIDDDAALTWMRQSHYYMGLYSYTYSAGLVLSTAGYLHLKHSETGAADWLELLKSGGSRTPLETAKLIGADISTDKPLRDTIQFLSDTVDQIITYSAELEQ, encoded by the coding sequence ATGCTTGAACAGAAATCAAGAGATCAATTTCCAGAACAAGAACTCTGGGATCTGACTGCCCTCTACCAAGACCAAGAAGATTTTCTACGCGCCATTGAAAAAGCCAAAGAAGATATTCAAACCTTCTGCCTCAACTACACGGGAAGACTCACGACTTTTACAGACTTTGAGGCTGCCTATACTGAGATCGAGCAAATTTATATCCAAATGAGCCATATCGGCAACTACGCTTTTATGCCGCAGACGACTGACTTTGGCAATGAGAGCTTTGCTCAAATCGCCCAAGCAGGAGCTGATTTTGAGACCTGGGCACGAGTGGAACTCAGCTTTTTTGACGCTGCTGTCTTAGAAGCAGATGAAACCATTTTAGACCAGCTGTTAGAGTTACCACACTTGACCAGCGAAATCCGCTTAGCAAAAATTCGCAAAAAACACTATCTTGGAGCTGAAGTAGAAAAATCCCTCACCAACCTTCGCGAAGTCTTTGGCAGCCCTTATGATATCTATGCCAAGATGCGGGCTGGTGATTACGCTATGGAGGATTTTGAAATCGACGGCAAAGTCTATAAAAATAGCTTCATCACCTATGAAAACTACTATCAAAATCACGAAGACGCTACTGTCCGCGAAAAATCTTTCCGTTCCTTCTCAAAAGGACTTCGCAAACACCAAAATGCAGCTGCAGCTAGCTACCTAGCCCAAGTCAAATCCGAAAAACTCTTGGCAGATATGCGCGGATATGACTCCGTCTTTGACTACCTCCTTGCAGAACAAGAAGTGGATCGTGCGATGTTTGACCGTCAAATTGACCTCATTATGACTGAATTTGCTCCTGTCGCACAAAAATACCTCAAACACGTAGCTAAAGTCAACGGACTTGAAAAAATGACCTTTGCCGATTGGAAACTCGACATTGACAACGAACTCAACCCAGAAGTGACGATTGCGGATGCTTATGATTTAGTCATGAAATCAGTTGCCCCACTAGGAGAGGAGTACTGTCGAGAAGTCGCTCGCTACCAAGAAGAGCGCTGGGTGGATTTTGCGGCAAATAGTGGCAAAGATTCTGGCGGTTATGCGACAGACCCTTACCGCGTGCATCCTTATGTGCTGATGAGTTGGACAGGACGAATGAGTGATGTCTATACCCTCATCCACGAGATTGGACACTCTGGACAATTTATCTTCTCAGACAATCACCAAAGCTATTTCAACACCCACATGTCCACCTACTATGTCGAAGCCCCTTCGACTTTCAATGAATTGCTCCTTAGCGATTACTTGGAACATCAATTTGACAATCCACACCAAAAACGCTTTGCTCTTGCGCACCGTTTGACAGATACGTATTTCCACAACTTCATCACTCACCTCCTAGAAGCTGCCTTCCAACGTCAGGTCTACACCTTGATTGAAAATGGAGAAACCTTTGGGGCAAATAAGCTCAACAGCATTATGAAAGAGGTCTTAACCCAGTTCTGGGGAGATGCCGTGGAAATTGATGACGATGCCGCTCTAACGTGGATGCGTCAAAGCCACTACTATATGGGGCTTTACAGCTACACCTACTCAGCTGGCTTAGTCCTCTCAACAGCTGGCTATCTCCATCTCAAACATTCGGAAACAGGAGCCGCTGACTGGCTAGAACTCCTCAAATCCGGTGGTAGCAGAACACCCCTTGAAACCGCAAAACTCATCGGTGCAGATATCTCTACCGACAAGCCCCTGCGTGATACCATCCAATTCCTCTCTGACACGGTGGATCAAATCATCACTTATAGCGCAGAATTGGAACAATAA
- the pnp gene encoding polyribonucleotide nucleotidyltransferase, with amino-acid sequence MSKQTFNTTFAGRPLIVEVGQVAKQANGSVVVRYGESTVLTAAVMSKKMATGDFFPLQVNYEEKMYAAGKFPGGFNKREGRPSTDATLTARLIDRPIRPMFAEGFRNEVQVINTVLSYDENASSAMAAMFGSSLALSISDIPFNGPIAGVQVGYVDGELIINPTKEQDDASLLELTVAGTKDAINMVESGAKELSEEVMLEALLKGHEAVKELIAFQEEIVAQVGKEKAEVELLHVDEDLQAEIIATYNSDLQKAVQVEEKLAREAATNAVKEEVTAAYAEKFADHEEFDRIMRDVAEILEQMEHAEVRRLITEDKVRPDGRRVDEIRPLEAAVDFLPRVHGSGLFTRGQTQALSVLTLAPMGETQIVDGLDPEYKKRFLHHYNFPQYSVGETGRYGAPGRREIGHGALGERALEQVLPSLEEFPYAIRLVAEVLESNGSSSQASICAGTLALMAGGVPIKAPVAGIAMGLISDGTNYTVLTDIQGLEDHFGDMDFKVAGTRDGITALQMDIKIEGITAEILQEALAQAKKARFEILDVIEEAIPAVRPDLAPTAPKIDTIKIDVDKIKIVIGKGGETIDKIIAETGVKIDIDEEGNVAIYSSDRDAINRAKEIIAGLVREAKVDEVYRAKVVRIEKFGAFVNLFDKTDALVHVSEMAWTRVNRVEDLVQIGDEVDVKVIKIDEKGRVDASMKVLLPRPPRPEKKDGEKEHHAPKHPRKPKEEDKKTVE; translated from the coding sequence ATGTCAAAACAAACTTTTAACACTACTTTTGCAGGTCGTCCTCTCATCGTTGAGGTCGGTCAGGTCGCAAAACAAGCAAACGGTAGCGTCGTTGTCCGCTACGGCGAAAGTACAGTCCTCACTGCGGCTGTCATGTCGAAAAAAATGGCAACAGGAGATTTCTTCCCTCTTCAAGTCAACTACGAAGAAAAGATGTATGCAGCAGGTAAATTCCCAGGTGGATTTAACAAGCGTGAGGGTCGTCCGTCGACGGACGCAACCTTGACGGCTCGTTTGATTGACCGTCCGATTCGCCCCATGTTCGCAGAAGGTTTCCGCAATGAAGTGCAGGTCATCAACACCGTCTTGTCTTATGATGAAAATGCGAGCAGCGCAATGGCAGCTATGTTTGGTAGCTCGCTTGCCCTATCCATCTCAGACATTCCATTTAACGGGCCAATCGCAGGTGTTCAAGTCGGCTATGTGGATGGTGAATTGATTATCAACCCAACCAAGGAACAGGATGACGCTTCCCTGCTTGAATTGACTGTTGCAGGAACCAAAGATGCCATTAACATGGTTGAGTCTGGAGCTAAAGAACTTTCAGAAGAGGTTATGCTCGAAGCCCTTCTCAAGGGTCACGAAGCGGTCAAAGAATTAATTGCCTTCCAAGAAGAGATTGTGGCTCAAGTTGGTAAGGAAAAGGCTGAAGTCGAGTTGCTCCATGTGGATGAAGACTTGCAGGCTGAAATCATTGCAACTTACAATAGCGACTTGCAAAAAGCCGTTCAGGTAGAAGAAAAATTAGCCCGTGAAGCAGCGACCAATGCTGTGAAAGAAGAGGTGACGGCTGCCTACGCAGAAAAATTCGCAGACCATGAAGAGTTTGACCGCATCATGCGCGATGTGGCAGAGATTTTGGAGCAAATGGAACACGCAGAAGTGCGCCGTTTGATTACAGAGGATAAGGTTCGTCCTGACGGTCGCCGTGTAGATGAAATCCGTCCGCTTGAAGCAGCAGTTGACTTCTTGCCGCGCGTGCATGGTTCAGGTCTCTTTACCCGTGGTCAAACCCAAGCCTTGTCTGTCTTGACCTTGGCGCCAATGGGAGAAACGCAAATTGTCGACGGTTTGGATCCTGAGTACAAAAAACGCTTCTTGCACCACTACAATTTCCCACAATACTCTGTTGGGGAAACAGGGCGCTACGGTGCACCAGGTCGTCGTGAAATTGGTCACGGTGCCCTTGGAGAACGCGCGCTTGAGCAAGTATTGCCAAGTCTTGAAGAGTTCCCGTATGCCATCCGCTTGGTAGCAGAAGTCCTTGAGTCAAACGGTTCATCATCTCAAGCCTCTATCTGTGCGGGTACGCTCGCTCTTATGGCTGGTGGTGTACCAATTAAGGCACCAGTAGCAGGGATTGCCATGGGCTTGATTTCAGATGGGACAAACTATACTGTCTTGACCGATATTCAAGGTCTTGAAGACCACTTTGGGGATATGGACTTCAAGGTGGCAGGGACACGTGACGGAATTACTGCCCTTCAAATGGATATCAAGATTGAAGGAATTACGGCAGAAATCTTACAAGAAGCCCTTGCTCAAGCCAAGAAAGCTCGTTTTGAAATCTTGGATGTGATTGAAGAGGCTATTCCAGCAGTTCGTCCAGACTTGGCACCGACTGCACCGAAGATTGATACCATTAAGATTGATGTCGATAAAATCAAGATTGTCATCGGTAAGGGTGGCGAAACCATTGATAAGATTATCGCAGAGACAGGTGTCAAGATTGACATTGATGAAGAAGGTAACGTAGCCATTTACTCAAGCGACCGCGATGCCATTAACCGTGCCAAAGAAATCATTGCAGGCTTGGTGCGTGAAGCAAAAGTTGATGAAGTTTACCGTGCTAAGGTTGTCCGTATTGAGAAATTCGGTGCCTTTGTCAACCTATTTGACAAGACAGATGCCCTTGTCCATGTATCTGAAATGGCGTGGACTCGTGTCAATCGAGTAGAAGACCTGGTGCAAATCGGCGATGAAGTCGATGTCAAAGTCATCAAGATTGATGAAAAAGGCCGTGTGGATGCGTCGATGAAAGTGTTGCTCCCTCGCCCACCACGTCCAGAGAAAAAAGATGGAGAAAAAGAGCATCACGCTCCAAAACACCCAAGAAAACCAAAGGAAGAAGACAAGAAAACAGTAGAATAA
- the cysE gene encoding serine O-acetyltransferase has product MGWWKESIDIVKKHDPAARTTLEVLLTYPGLKALAAHRLSHFLWVHGFKLLARMHSQFWRFWTQIEIHPGAKIASGVFIDHGSGLVIGETAEVESGVMLYHGVTLGGTGKDVGKRHPTVRKGALISAHAQLIGPIEIGENAKVGASAVVVSDVPSDVTVVGIPAKIVRIHGKKDEQAIHPLQEAREASYHSAKL; this is encoded by the coding sequence ATGGGCTGGTGGAAAGAAAGTATTGACATTGTTAAGAAACATGACCCTGCTGCACGGACAACGCTAGAAGTGCTCTTGACCTATCCAGGGCTAAAGGCCCTTGCGGCTCATCGACTGTCTCATTTTCTGTGGGTTCACGGCTTTAAATTGCTGGCTCGGATGCACAGTCAATTTTGGCGATTTTGGACCCAGATTGAGATTCATCCAGGTGCTAAGATTGCTAGTGGTGTCTTTATCGACCACGGCTCGGGTCTTGTGATTGGGGAAACGGCTGAGGTTGAGTCAGGTGTCATGCTCTATCATGGTGTGACGCTTGGTGGGACTGGAAAAGATGTTGGTAAGCGCCACCCGACCGTCCGAAAAGGTGCTCTTATTTCTGCCCATGCCCAGCTGATCGGTCCGATTGAGATTGGGGAAAATGCTAAGGTTGGTGCCTCTGCTGTGGTTGTATCTGATGTGCCGAGTGATGTGACAGTGGTTGGAATTCCTGCTAAAATCGTTCGCATTCATGGGAAAAAAGATGAACAGGCCATTCACCCCTTGCAAGAAGCAAGAGAAGCGAGTTACCATTCTGCCAAGTTGTAA
- the cysS gene encoding cysteine--tRNA ligase has product MIKIYDTMTRSLREFVPLEAGKVKMYVCGPTVYNYIHVGNARSTVAFDTIRRYFEYRGFEVTYVSNFTDVDDKIIHRAKKEGVTPQEIAEKYIAAFTADVEKLGVKPATKHPRVMHFMDEIVAFIEDLIAKGYAYESEGDVYFRVEKSENYAALANKTLEDLVLGASGRTDEETARKENPVDFALWKSVKAGEISWDSPWGAGRPGWHIECSVMATEILGDTIDIHGGGADLEFPHHTNEIAQSEAKTGKTFANYWMHNGFVNIDNVKMSKSLGNFITVHDALETVDGQVLRFFFATQHYRKPINFSEKAVRDAEVNLKYLKNTYEQTFSENVDLERLAEFEGKFCQAMDEDFNTANGITVVFELAKWINSGNYNPEVKAALEKMLAVFGIVFEEEVLDSEIEALIEKRQAARAAKDFATADQIRDQLAAQGIKLLDTKDGVRWTRD; this is encoded by the coding sequence ATGATTAAAATTTACGATACTATGACACGGAGTCTGCGCGAGTTTGTGCCTTTAGAGGCTGGCAAGGTCAAGATGTATGTCTGCGGGCCGACGGTTTATAATTATATCCATGTAGGAAATGCCCGCTCTACCGTGGCTTTTGATACCATTCGGCGCTATTTTGAGTACCGTGGCTTTGAGGTGACTTACGTATCTAACTTCACGGACGTGGACGACAAGATTATCCACCGCGCCAAGAAAGAAGGGGTGACTCCGCAAGAAATTGCTGAGAAGTACATCGCAGCTTTTACTGCGGATGTAGAAAAACTAGGGGTAAAACCCGCGACCAAGCACCCTCGGGTCATGCACTTCATGGATGAAATTGTGGCCTTTATTGAAGACTTGATTGCAAAAGGCTACGCCTATGAGTCAGAGGGTGATGTCTATTTCCGAGTGGAGAAGTCTGAAAACTATGCAGCTCTTGCCAATAAAACCTTGGAAGATTTGGTCTTGGGAGCCAGCGGTCGGACAGATGAGGAGACAGCTCGCAAGGAAAATCCTGTTGATTTTGCCCTTTGGAAATCCGTCAAGGCAGGGGAAATTTCTTGGGATAGCCCTTGGGGAGCAGGTCGTCCGGGCTGGCATATTGAATGCTCGGTCATGGCGACAGAAATCTTAGGCGACACCATTGACATTCATGGTGGTGGTGCGGATTTGGAATTCCCTCACCATACCAATGAGATTGCCCAGTCAGAAGCAAAGACGGGCAAAACCTTTGCTAACTACTGGATGCACAACGGCTTTGTTAATATCGATAATGTCAAGATGTCCAAGTCCTTGGGCAACTTTATCACTGTTCACGATGCTCTTGAAACGGTGGACGGTCAGGTCTTGCGTTTCTTCTTTGCCACCCAGCATTACCGAAAGCCGATTAACTTTTCAGAAAAAGCTGTACGAGACGCAGAAGTTAATCTCAAATATTTGAAAAATACCTACGAGCAGACCTTTTCAGAAAATGTGGACCTAGAGCGTCTAGCGGAGTTTGAAGGCAAATTCTGCCAAGCTATGGATGAAGATTTTAACACCGCAAACGGGATTACGGTTGTCTTTGAATTGGCCAAGTGGATTAACTCAGGCAATTACAATCCTGAGGTCAAGGCGGCGCTTGAGAAGATGCTGGCAGTCTTTGGTATTGTCTTTGAAGAAGAGGTGCTAGATAGCGAGATTGAGGCCTTGATTGAGAAGCGCCAAGCTGCGCGGGCAGCCAAAGACTTTGCGACTGCTGACCAGATTCGTGACCAACTAGCAGCGCAGGGTATCAAACTTCTTGATACCAAGGACGGAGTGAGGTGGACACGTGATTGA
- a CDS encoding Mini-ribonuclease 3 codes for MIDVTLINGIALAFEGDAVYSMYIRRHLIFKGLTKPNQLHREANRYVSAKAQAALISKMLETNFLAEKEVDIYKRGRNTNSHTKAKNADVVTYRMSTGFEAVLGYLHMTEQTKRLEEVINWCIEEID; via the coding sequence GTGATTGATGTGACACTCATCAACGGGATTGCCCTTGCCTTTGAGGGCGATGCTGTCTATTCCATGTATATTCGCAGGCACTTGATTTTTAAGGGCTTGACCAAGCCCAATCAACTGCACCGTGAGGCCAATCGTTATGTGTCGGCTAAAGCTCAAGCAGCCCTCATCTCTAAGATGTTAGAAACTAATTTTCTGGCAGAAAAAGAAGTAGACATCTACAAACGTGGTCGCAATACCAACAGTCACACCAAGGCAAAAAATGCGGATGTAGTGACCTATCGCATGTCAACAGGTTTTGAAGCGGTGCTCGGCTATCTCCACATGACGGAGCAAACCAAGCGACTTGAAGAAGTGATTAACTGGTGTATTGAGGAAATAGATTAG
- a CDS encoding aromatic acid exporter family protein → MPLLHRTIKLVIATCLAIYLAQTVNLLYAPSAGIIAILSVLDTRRASLKTAWARLWSTILALLTAVLCFSLFGFHLASFALYLLLYVPLAYKANLTAGIAPCTVLVTHLLAEKSISFALIGNELALFLLGAGLALIANLYMPSQDQKIHDFHLQVEHSLKAILLRFHHFLITGDGRNDATLITQLDTTLEEALRIVYLDRHNQVFHQTDYQVHYFEMRQAQNRILRDMAQMIDGCQLESEESRILGTLFSKTAAQLSQNNPAHELLDAIDDFLTTFRKRPLPKTRIEFETRATLYQLLHDLERFIQLKVTFYERYKETA, encoded by the coding sequence ATGCCTTTATTACACCGCACCATCAAGTTAGTCATTGCCACCTGCCTAGCTATCTATTTAGCGCAAACGGTAAATCTTCTTTACGCTCCGTCAGCTGGGATTATCGCGATTTTAAGTGTGCTAGACACCCGAAGAGCTTCTTTAAAAACAGCTTGGGCACGACTTTGGTCCACGATCTTGGCACTTCTTACCGCCGTCCTTTGCTTTTCGCTCTTTGGCTTTCATCTCGCATCTTTTGCCCTCTACCTGCTCCTTTACGTCCCCCTTGCTTACAAGGCAAATCTCACTGCAGGAATTGCCCCTTGTACGGTTCTGGTCACGCATCTCCTAGCTGAGAAATCTATCTCTTTCGCACTAATCGGTAACGAACTCGCTCTTTTTCTTCTCGGAGCAGGACTCGCTCTCATCGCAAATCTTTATATGCCATCTCAAGATCAAAAAATCCATGATTTTCACTTACAAGTCGAACATTCCTTAAAAGCTATTTTACTACGGTTTCATCATTTTCTCATTACAGGAGATGGAAGAAATGATGCAACTTTAATCACGCAACTAGATACCACATTAGAAGAGGCACTCAGGATTGTCTATCTGGATCGGCACAATCAAGTCTTTCACCAAACGGATTACCAAGTCCACTATTTTGAGATGCGACAGGCACAAAATCGAATTTTGCGAGATATGGCGCAAATGATTGATGGCTGTCAGCTAGAAAGCGAAGAAAGTCGCATTTTAGGAACGCTCTTTTCCAAAACAGCTGCCCAACTCAGCCAGAATAATCCCGCCCACGAACTGCTAGATGCCATTGATGACTTTCTCACCACTTTTCGAAAGCGTCCACTCCCCAAAACGCGTATCGAATTTGAAACACGCGCTACGCTCTACCAACTCTTGCACGACTTGGAACGGTTTATTCAGCTAAAAGTCACCTTTTATGAGCGGTACAAAGAAACAGCTTAA
- a CDS encoding aromatic acid exporter family protein, translating into MPIFQRTIKLALATCLAVWLAHVLHLLYPTAAGSITILSLLDTRRASFKTAWDRLWSTILALVIGMSAFTLLGFNLWALGLYLSIYVPIAYKTNLSAWIPPCTVLVLHFFQEKTISWPLFTNAMCLFFIGAGLALLVNLYMPSQNKKIQEFHRTVERELKAILQAFHDFLEDKSLSPIEELITQLDQTLSNALHIVYLDRHNQVFRQTDYQVHYFEMRQAQSRILREMAQSFTDCPMNAQEKQAFAEIFQLTEKQLSQTNAGHALLQAIARLWEDFHAWPLPQSRQEFETRAKLYQVLHDLEHFIQLKVDFYKRYPKENG; encoded by the coding sequence ATGCCTATCTTTCAACGAACCATTAAACTAGCCTTGGCAACCTGCTTAGCGGTCTGGCTAGCGCACGTCCTGCATCTACTTTATCCGACAGCTGCTGGAAGCATCACGATTTTAAGCCTCCTTGATACCCGTCGCGCTTCTTTTAAAACCGCTTGGGACAGGCTTTGGTCTACCATTCTTGCTTTGGTCATTGGGATGAGCGCTTTTACACTACTGGGCTTTAATCTCTGGGCACTAGGGCTATACCTCAGCATCTATGTTCCTATTGCCTATAAGACCAATCTTTCTGCTTGGATTCCCCCTTGTACGGTACTGGTCCTTCACTTCTTTCAGGAAAAAACGATTAGCTGGCCTTTATTTACGAATGCCATGTGCCTCTTTTTCATTGGCGCTGGTTTGGCACTCTTGGTTAATCTCTATATGCCTTCGCAAAATAAAAAAATTCAGGAATTTCACCGCACTGTAGAGAGGGAACTCAAGGCTATTTTACAAGCCTTTCATGATTTTTTAGAGGATAAATCGCTATCTCCCATAGAAGAGCTCATCACGCAACTTGACCAAACTCTCTCAAATGCACTACATATTGTGTATCTGGATCGGCACAACCAAGTCTTTCGACAAACGGATTATCAAGTCCATTATTTTGAAATGAGGCAGGCACAGAGTCGTATCTTGCGTGAAATGGCACAGAGCTTTACAGACTGTCCAATGAATGCGCAAGAAAAACAAGCTTTCGCTGAGATTTTTCAGCTAACCGAAAAGCAGCTGAGCCAGACCAATGCTGGTCATGCTCTTCTCCAAGCCATCGCAAGACTATGGGAAGATTTCCATGCTTGGCCCTTACCCCAGAGTAGACAAGAGTTTGAAACCCGTGCCAAACTCTATCAAGTCCTCCACGATTTGGAGCATTTTATCCAGCTGAAAGTCGATTTTTACAAACGTTATCCCAAGGAAAATGGATAG
- the rlmB gene encoding 23S rRNA (guanosine(2251)-2'-O)-methyltransferase RlmB encodes MEKNDIVYGVHAVTESLLANTGNKLYIQEDLRGKNVDKVKQLAAEKKVSISWTPKKTLQEMTEGAVHQGFVLRVSEFAYTELETILKKAKEEENPLLLILDGLTDPHNLGSILRTADATNVTGVIIPKHRAVGVTPVVSKTSTGAIEHIPIARVTNLSQTLDKLKDQGFWIFGTDMNGTPSTKWNTVGKLALIIGNEGKGISANIKKQVDEMITIPMSGHVQSLNASVAAAILMYEVYRNRS; translated from the coding sequence ATGGAAAAAAATGATATTGTATATGGTGTACACGCAGTGACCGAGAGCCTGTTGGCAAATACGGGCAATAAACTCTATATTCAAGAGGATTTGCGGGGTAAAAATGTTGATAAGGTGAAGCAGTTAGCGGCAGAAAAGAAGGTCTCCATTTCATGGACGCCTAAAAAAACGCTCCAAGAGATGACAGAAGGAGCAGTCCATCAAGGTTTTGTGCTTCGTGTGTCGGAATTTGCTTACACGGAGCTTGAGACGATTTTGAAAAAGGCAAAAGAAGAGGAAAATCCTCTCCTGCTTATCCTAGATGGTCTGACAGACCCGCATAATCTAGGGTCGATTTTGCGGACGGCTGATGCGACAAATGTGACAGGGGTCATTATCCCTAAACACCGGGCGGTTGGTGTTACGCCAGTCGTGTCTAAGACATCAACAGGGGCTATTGAGCATATCCCTATTGCGCGAGTGACCAATCTCAGTCAAACCTTAGATAAGCTAAAAGACCAGGGATTTTGGATTTTTGGAACAGACATGAATGGCACCCCATCAACCAAGTGGAATACAGTAGGAAAACTTGCCCTTATCATTGGAAATGAAGGAAAAGGAATCTCTGCCAATATCAAAAAGCAAGTGGATGAGATGATTACCATTCCCATGAGTGGGCATGTGCAGAGTCTCAATGCCAGTGTGGCAGCAGCTATTCTCATGTATGAAGTGTATCGCAATCGCTCCTAA
- the rplM gene encoding 50S ribosomal protein L13 yields MNKTTYMAKPGEVERKWYVVDATDVPLGRLSAVVASVLRGKNKPTFTPHTDTGDFVIVINAEKVKLTGKKATDKVYYTHSMYPGGLKSITAGELRSKNAVRLIEKSVKGMLPHNTLGRAQGMKLKVFVGSEHNHAAQQPEVLDISGLI; encoded by the coding sequence ATGAACAAAACAACATACATGGCTAAGCCAGGTGAAGTTGAACGCAAATGGTATGTAGTTGACGCTACTGATGTACCTCTTGGACGCCTTTCAGCAGTTGTAGCAAGCGTTCTTCGTGGAAAAAACAAACCAACATTCACACCACACACTGATACAGGTGACTTTGTGATCGTTATCAATGCTGAAAAAGTGAAATTGACTGGTAAAAAAGCAACTGATAAAGTTTACTACACTCACTCAATGTACCCAGGTGGATTGAAATCAATCACTGCTGGTGAACTTCGTTCAAAAAATGCAGTTCGTTTGATTGAAAAATCAGTTAAAGGAATGCTTCCACACAACACTCTTGGACGCGCTCAAGGGATGAAATTGAAAGTATTCGTTGGTTCAGAACACAACCACGCTGCACAACAACCAGAAGTTCTTGACATTTCAGGACTTATCTAA